A stretch of DNA from Paracoccus methylovorus:
AAGGCTGCAACCAGCCGGGCCAGTACCGTGCGCCGAAATCGCCGCGGGCGTTGGATGAATATTATTGGTTCTGCAAGGACCATGTGCGTGAATACAACCTGAACTGGAACTATTTCCAAGGCCAGTCTGAGGCTGAGTTTCAGGAATTCCTGGACAATGCCACGGTCTGGGAACGGCCGACCAAGCCGTTCGGCCGCGCCACGCAAGAGCAGAAATGGGCGCGTCATGGGATCGACGATCCGCTGGAGATCCTGGGGGCGAACGGGACCAATCCCGAAATGCGCACACGCGCGGCGCGGAAACTGCCCCCGACCGAACGCCGGGCGTTGGAAATCCTCGAAGCCAAGGAAACCTGGACGCGGGCCGAGATCCGCAAACAATACAAATCGTTGGTCAAGGATCTTCATCCCGATATGAACGGTGGCGACCGCTCGGATGAGGATCGGCTTCAAGAGGTGGTCTGGGCTTGGGACCAAGTCAAGGACAGCCGCAGCTTCAAGGATTGAAGCATGGGGGCTTTGCGCCCCCACGCCCGTCGTGCAAGCCCGACGGGCTTCCCCCGCAGGATATTTGTCCACGAAAGAAACCGGCGAAAGGTCAGACCCGGCCACGGTTTCTTCGTTGCTTAAATACCCTGGGGGAGCGCGGAACGCGC
This window harbors:
- a CDS encoding J domain-containing protein; translation: MSNSDPFGFDISAAADKKRRTKGRRGMSGAFETSTRRCDKEGCNQPGQYRAPKSPRALDEYYWFCKDHVREYNLNWNYFQGQSEAEFQEFLDNATVWERPTKPFGRATQEQKWARHGIDDPLEILGANGTNPEMRTRAARKLPPTERRALEILEAKETWTRAEIRKQYKSLVKDLHPDMNGGDRSDEDRLQEVVWAWDQVKDSRSFKD